The genomic DNA AGGATTTGTTTAACTGGCTCAAGGAAAATAAAGGCGAGGTGAGTTGTGTTATTCATATTGGTGCGCGAACCGATACCACAGAATTTAACAGGGCTATATTTAATGAGCTTAATTTAAATTATACTAAAGAACTGTGGTTATTTTGCTCAGAAAACAAGATAAAATTTATTTATGCTTCGTCGGCGGCAACATATGGTTTGGGTGAACAGGGTTATGACGATGATGAAAACAAAATAGAATTATTAAAGCCCCTAAATCCTTACGGCGACAGTAAAAATGATTTTGATAAGTGGGCGCTGAAACAAACGATAAAACCCGAACATTGGTATGGGTTGAAATTTTTTAACGTATATGGCCCAAATGAATATCATAAAGGGAGAATGGCATCCGTAATTTTTCATGGATTTAATCAAGCAAAAAATACCGGAAAAATAAAATTATTCAAATCTCATCGCAAGGAATTTCAAGATGGCGAACAATTAAGAGATTTTGTTTATGTTGTGGATGTAATTGAAGTAATTTGGTATTTATACGGAAATAGTATTGCAAGCGGTATTTATAATTTGGGGAGTGGTAAAGCGCGCACATTTTTAGATTTAGCCACTGCCACATTAAGTGCAATGGGAATGCCTAATCATATTGAATTTATTGAAACACCTTTGGATATTAGAGATAAGTATCAATATTTTACAGAGGCTAACATGAATAAACTAAAACAACAAGGATACACCAAACCATTTACAGAATTGGAACATGGGGTTGAAGATTATGTGAAAAATTACCTATTACCGAATAAGTATTATTAACCCGAATGCCGGCTGTTTATTAAGGCCTGTTTGAAGGAGATGTTGTGTAATTTTGAATTAATCCACGCCTCAAAATCAAAGTATTCTAAAGCAAATTTTTGATAAGGATCTTGAAATGCAACCATAATTTCCTGTTTCATTTTTTCTAAATGAATGAGATCGTGTTGTCCTTCTTCTTTCAGCGCAAATTTGCGGAAGTATTTCATGAAAATTTTCTCGAACGGAAATATTTGTTTATTTACCTCATAATACCGTTGATTGGATTTGAAAAGGTAATTGATAAGAGAAATATTGTTTAATTCAAAGTGCATAATTAGGTTAACTAATTTGCAAATACGATACAGATCGGGTCTGATTAATTTCTCTTTACTATTAATAATTTTATTCAGCCAACTAAGTCCGGTTTGATATTCACCTCTTCCGAAATAAGACATGAATAACAAGTAGTGAATGGTACTTAATTCACCGCTTGGCATTTTATCCTGATATTTTTTTAATCCACTTAAAATAAATGGGATTGATTTCCCGTGCTCTTCAAATTTTCCGGTATACAATAAAAACATAGAATCGTTAATAACGCTTCTTGTAAAAATTTCAATTTGATAGATAAGCGGTTCAAATTCCGGACTCAATTGTTGCGCTTTAATTTTATCTAGGCAGGCATAGCTCTCGTTGTATTGTTGATTTAGGGCATATGACCTGGCTAAAAAACTATAGCATAAAATATAGTTATTCGGGTTTTCATTAATATAAAAACCTTCTTCTTCCATCATCTTAATGGTTATCGGAATGATGCGTAATAATTCTTTTTCTTTATGCAATAGTCGCAACGCCAAACACTGAATTAACAAGGCAGTTATCCTCGCCTTTTTT from Sphingobacteriaceae bacterium includes the following:
- the rfaD gene encoding ADP-glyceromanno-heptose 6-epimerase, whose protein sequence is MIIITGAAGFIGSCLVRKFNNELKNDLVLVDDFARLEKQNNYSNKRYKLLVDRKDLFNWLKENKGEVSCVIHIGARTDTTEFNRAIFNELNLNYTKELWLFCSENKIKFIYASSAATYGLGEQGYDDDENKIELLKPLNPYGDSKNDFDKWALKQTIKPEHWYGLKFFNVYGPNEYHKGRMASVIFHGFNQAKNTGKIKLFKSHRKEFQDGEQLRDFVYVVDVIEVIWYLYGNSIASGIYNLGSGKARTFLDLATATLSAMGMPNHIEFIETPLDIRDKYQYFTEANMNKLKQQGYTKPFTELEHGVEDYVKNYLLPNKYY